Proteins encoded together in one Asterias rubens chromosome 4, eAstRub1.3, whole genome shotgun sequence window:
- the LOC117289693 gene encoding snaclec purpureotin subunit alpha-like: MAFWKVCFLMGQLIGLGVAQTDGPVPPVELREFEEIRKASCPESYQVCGKFCYRVFTDLKTWTEAEAQCSFHQEDNPKGPAHLVSILNQQENDFVVDLWRATNPPKTGCFNAPWIGLSNTNDNDNIGFIWSDGKPFGDYNNLKCQPNTNPNKLCVSLRRGFWKTNSCERKMPYICKVPL, encoded by the coding sequence ATGGCATTTTGGAAGGTTTGTTTCCTGATGGGGCAGTTGATTGGTCTTGGAGTGGCCCAAACTGATGGTCCAGTCCCACCGGTTGAGCTCAGGGAGTTCGAAGAGATACGCAAAGCATCATGCCCAGAGTCGTATCAGGTGTGCGGTAAGTTCTGCTATAGAGTATTTACCGATCTGAAAACATGGACCGAAGCCGAAGCCCAATGCAGTTTTCATCAAGAAGACAACCCAAAGGGACCGGCTCATCTTGTGTCCATTCTGAACCAACAAGAGAACGACTTCGTGGTTGATCTTTGGCGTGCAACCAATCCACCAAAAACAGGTTGTTTCAATGCACCATGGATCGGACTCAGCAATACAAATGATAATGATAACATCGGTTTCATTTGGTCTGACGGGAAGCCGTTTGGGGACTACAACAATTTGAAGTGTCAGCCCAACACAAATCCCAACAAATTGTGTGTGTCTCTCCGTAGAGGCTTTTGGAAAACCAATTCCTGTGAGAGAAAGATGCCCTACATCTGCAAGGTTCCGCTGTGA